The proteins below come from a single Esox lucius isolate fEsoLuc1 chromosome 7, fEsoLuc1.pri, whole genome shotgun sequence genomic window:
- the amer1 gene encoding APC membrane recruitment protein 1 has translation MEPYRDDNPPNDAKRLTAGCEQTFMGGLASQSELNPPSDKFDAVPPEHQPTGKLRRTALRFFGRRKSICVLPNFFGGRNKHFNKWSSKNGVSKSKTHDGFSKTSWEDNLGTGSVPAGYLEYHSQKDPAVKIHDTCCSELGHPTGEPKSFSLPRQKKGLRGLFNSIRRHKKHRNSDFENNEMSHVCNKEVRIAQNNNDQNDTLCLGILSESNVPDLANVKDCLTVASECINVDVIVSDNDTVNQGSLDSLTKGEAKTDHQSKHKVTLHANTETTTLPNSNLESSVNVQLPTVSSQMSLIFCDVASLKSFDSLTGCGDIIADQDDDSIAESTVSGERSRNAGKRSSCCVTYQGGGEEMATPEVDGDYIQALWQSEGAEGVCYTHSKEQNLSESPRMSPEEPSSSYNMDISSNSNGALGDTETSLTSVDVMTPQSDHQESVPNSDEGYYDSTTPGQDEDGHDKVDRIRTVSLPRDSYSGDALYELFEPDDSLISPPFEKSKLPVPDPLQFLDIPAQCSDAVVAVKTGLNEEDRLTLIQQDLLCAELQNMCRPSKEQTLFTKGRIHQDCFTESISKVNTKSQSSMKEDQVNAEALNKKVNIMLHGSHALKENVKVCNGGKSGKMPSNNSSDAVCSTQSSKMCQTQMYSEQIKPESPQVVGFHDPCKKSNNDLKDEQTVCFSQALMDFSKHSNFCSNSNESLGGSESDSPFAQNMQALPAIITFDVVDIDNEGEYDQQMDMEEEDITSPYEVFEESYLQKDAFAECDLRMFDLYEQSLLSNTWGIASLPRHLSLTQVKQSNPLGPLPSPLALNRRSRSLDTESLELELTDMYLGSGAQLTSCPRTEKSSKRASSLHRKKNGNISTSENSDNRSIMLPSWQPETEGTVTRPQADGKRTEQLRSLYQTPNRQMVSFSQPVTRVPNFKSHQITASNVTDRVSCKYLFQITEPLHRPSHLLQSESCGLQPPGCPHAPYGRSDKASDGGGEALFHTSTVGLHSYTQHCKMRPVGITQGMPHLCSESDSPLSLVDYEQQTDFTSNGRKAADMVCPVGCIKQMSSTNP, from the coding sequence ATGGAGCCCTACAGAGACGATAACCCACCGAATGACGCAAAGCGTTTGACTGCTGGCTGTGAACAGACATTTATGGGTGGCCTGGCTTCACAGTCTGAGTTGAATCCTCCATCTGACAAATTTGATGCTGTACCCCCTGAGCATCAGCCAACAGGGAAACTGAGGAGGACTGCCTTAAGATTCTTTGGAAGACGTAAAAGCATTTGTGTTTTACCCAACTTCTTTGGCGGGaggaacaaacattttaacaagtGGTCCTCTAAAAATGGAGTTAGCAAGAGTAAAACTCATGATGGATTTAGCAAGACAAGTTGGGAGGATAATCTGGGAACTGGATCTGTCCCAGCAGGATATTTGGAGTATCACAGTCAGAAAGATCCAGCAGTAAAGATTCATGATACTTGTTGTAGTGAATTGGGGCACCCAACTGGTGAACCGAAATCATTCTCTCTACCCAGGCAGAAAAAGGGTTTGAGGGGACTTTTTAACAGCATTAGGCGTCataaaaaacatagaaatagtgattttgaaaacaatgaaatgtctCATGTCTGCAACAAAGAGGTGCGTATCGCCCAGAATAACAATGACCAAAATGACACTCTGTGCCTGGGAATTCTGTCTGAATCCAATGTGCCTGATTTGGCAAATGTCAAAGATTGTTTGACAGTTGCTTCTGAATGTATTAATGTTGATGTCATAGTGTCTGACAATGACACAGTGAATCAAGGGAGTCTGGATTCTCTgacaaaaggagaggcaaagaCGGATCATCAGAGTAAACATAAAGTGACACTCCATGCAAACACAGAAACTACTACTCTCCCAAACTCAAACCTTGAATCTTCAGTGAATGTCCAGTTGCCTACTGTGTCATCTCAGATGAGCTTGATTTTCTGTGATGTGGCTTCTCTGAAGAGTTTTGACTCACTTACTGGTTGTGGTGACATAATAGCAGATCAAGATGATGACAGCATTGCAGAGAGCACAGTCTCTGGGGAAAGGAGTCGAAATGCAGGCAAAAGGAGTTCCTGTTGTGTTACCTAccagggtggaggagaagaaatgGCCACTCCTGAGGTGGATGGGGACTATATCCAAGCCCTTTGGCAAAGTGAAGGTGCAGAGGGTGTTTGCTATACCCACAGCAAGGAACAAAACCTCAGTGAAAGTCCTAGGATGTCACCAGAAGAGCCATCTAGCTCTTATAACATGGACATCAGCAGTAATAGCAATGGTGCTCTTGGAGATACAGAGACCAGCCTTACATCTGTGGATGTCATGACTCCACAGAGTGACCATCAAGAGTCAGTTCCTAACAGCGATGAGGGTTACTATGATTCTACTACCCCAGGACAAGATGAAGATGGACATGACAAAGTTGATAGGATCAGGACAGTTTCACTTCCAAGAGACAGTTACAGTGGTGATGCTTTGTATGAGCTTTTTGAGCCTGATGACAGTCTTATCAGTCCACcctttgaaaaatctaaacTGCCTGTGCCTGATCCGCTTCAGTTTTTAGACATACCGGCTCAATGCAGTGATGCTGTGGTTGCTGTTAAAACAGGTCTAAATGAAGAGGACCGGCTAACTTTGATCCAGCAGGACCTCCTCTGTGCGGAGCTGCAAAATATGTGTAGACCTTCCAAAGAGCAGACACTGTTTACCAAAGGGAGGATCCACCAAGATTGTTTTACCGAAAGCATTTCAAAAGTAAATACAAAAAGCCAATCCTCTATGAAAGAGGATCAGGTCAACGCAGAGGCTTTGAATAAAAAGGTTAACATCATGCTACATGGATCTCATGccttaaaagaaaatgtaaaagtctGCAATGGTGGGAAGAGTGGGAAAATGCCTAGCAACAACTCATCAGATGCAGTTTGTAGCACCCAGTCTTCAAAAATGTGTCAGACACAAATGTACTCAGAGCAAATTAAGCCTGAATCCCCACAGGTAGTAGGATTTCATGATCCATgtaaaaaatctaataatgaCTTGAAGGATGAACAGACAGTTTGCTTCTCCCAAGCCTTAATGGATTTTTCAAAACACTCCAATTTTTGTAGTAATTCAAATGAAAGCTTGGGAGGCTCTGAGTCAGACTCTCCATTTGCCCAAAATATGCAAGCCCTACCTGCCATCATCACATTTGATGTTGTGGACATAGATAATGAGGGGGAATATGACCAACAGATGGATATGGAGGAGGAAGATATCACGTCACCTTATGAAGTGTTTGAAGAAAGCTACTTGCAAAAGGATGCATTTGCAGAATGTGACTTAAGAATGTTTGATCTTTATGAACAGAGTCTCCTCAGTAATACCTGGGGAATTGCTAGCCTGCCACGTCACCTTAGCCTTACACAAGTTAAACAGTCAAATCCACTAGGTCCTCTGCCGAGCCCTCTGGCCTTAAATAGAAGGAGTagatccctggacacagaaagCTTGGAGTTAGAGTTGACTGACATGTATTTAGGGAGTGGGGCACAATTAACATCTTGCCCCAGAACTGAAAAAAGCTCAAAGAGAGCATCCTCACTTCACCGCAAAAAAAATGGAAACATTTCCACTTCAGAAAACAGTGATAATAGAAGCATAATGTTGCCGTCATGGCAACCAGAGACTGAGGGTACTGTAACACGCCCACAAGCAGATGGGAAAAGAACAGAGCAGCTGCGAAGTCTCTATCAAACCCCAAACAGGCAAATGGTATCATTCAGTCAGCCTGTCACTCGAGTCCCAAACTTTAAATCACATCAAATCACAGCTAGCAACGTGACTGATCGAGTAtcatgtaaatatttatttcagattaCAGAACCATTGCATAGGCCATCCCACCTTTTGCAATCTGAATCCTGTGGGCTTCAACCCCCTGGTTGTCCTCATGCCCCCTATGGGAGATCAGATAAGGCATCAGACGGTGGGGGTGAGGCTCTTTTTCACACATCCACTGTTGGTTTGCATTCTTACACTCAACACTGTAAGATGAGGCCAGTGGGGATCACACAGGGAATGCCTCATCTTTGCTCGGAGTCTGACAGTCCTTTAAGCTTAGTAGACTATGAGCAACAGACAGACTTCACCAGTAATGGAAGAAAAGCAGCGGATATGGTGTGCCCTGTTGGATGTATCAAACAAATGTCTAGCACAAATCCCTGA